A single region of the Flavobacteriales bacterium genome encodes:
- a CDS encoding NifU family protein, producing the protein MEKTVPYTIYAEATPNPTTMKFVANRVLLESGLAEYTSFEDAKGSPLAMKLFAFPFITGVFIQYNFITLMKSDMVAWEDVVMELREFVRDYLNGGGTIVTELPEGALKTEEDIAATRVHSEPSSDLEEKIIAILDNEIAPAVAQDGGNITFKGYENGVVNVVLRGACSGCPSSTVTLKNGIETLLKNRLPGEVREVVAING; encoded by the coding sequence ATGGAAAAGACCGTCCCATACACCATTTATGCTGAAGCTACGCCCAACCCTACCACAATGAAGTTTGTGGCCAATCGGGTGCTTTTGGAAAGCGGCTTGGCCGAATACACCAGTTTTGAAGATGCCAAGGGAAGCCCATTGGCAATGAAGCTGTTCGCGTTCCCGTTCATTACAGGGGTTTTCATCCAGTACAATTTCATCACTTTGATGAAGTCTGATATGGTCGCATGGGAAGATGTGGTGATGGAACTCCGCGAGTTCGTCCGCGATTATCTGAACGGTGGTGGAACCATTGTAACCGAACTTCCTGAAGGTGCTTTGAAGACCGAAGAAGACATTGCTGCTACACGCGTACATTCTGAACCAAGTTCAGACCTCGAAGAGAAGATCATTGCCATTTTGGACAATGAGATCGCTCCTGCCGTGGCGCAAGACGGTGGCAATATCACCTTTAAAGGCTATGAGAACGGAGTGGTGAACGTGGTACTCCGTGGAGCTTGTAGCGGCTGTCCTTCCTCAACGGTAACGTTGAAGAATGGTATCGAAACCTTGCTAAAGAACCGGCTTCCGGGAGAAGTTAGGGAGGTTGTGGCCATTAACGGGTGA
- a CDS encoding YkgJ family cysteine cluster protein, whose amino-acid sequence MISARVTIERKKLIQRLKKVNPRQLDALFHEAHEKAFSCIDCLQCANCCTTTGPLLTDTDIKRVSKHLRMKDAEFVEQYVRVDEYGDQVFKSMPCPFLGADNYCSIYEHRPKACREYPHTDRVKQHQLLKLHLKNAEICPAVEQVLEDVSKNLS is encoded by the coding sequence GTGATTTCCGCCCGCGTGACTATAGAACGGAAGAAACTAATTCAACGGCTTAAAAAGGTCAATCCACGCCAGTTGGATGCACTTTTTCATGAGGCACATGAGAAAGCGTTTTCGTGTATCGATTGCTTGCAATGCGCCAATTGCTGTACAACCACTGGCCCACTTTTAACAGACACCGACATCAAGCGAGTTTCTAAGCACCTTCGGATGAAAGATGCCGAGTTTGTGGAGCAATACGTTCGTGTGGATGAGTATGGCGACCAAGTTTTCAAATCAATGCCATGCCCATTTTTAGGTGCGGATAATTACTGTTCCATTTATGAACATCGGCCAAAGGCTTGTAGAGAATACCCGCACACCGACCGTGTAAAGCAGCACCAATTACTGAAGCTGCATTTGAAGAACGCGGAAATATGTCCTGCGGTTGAGCAGGTTTTGGAGGATGTTTCCAAAAACCTTTCGTAG
- the odhB gene encoding 2-oxoglutarate dehydrogenase complex dihydrolipoyllysine-residue succinyltransferase yields MPVVEITVPSPGESITEVEIATLLKEDGDYVFLDEEICEVDSDKATLAIPAEKAGTITWKVAEGDAVPVGGVIATIDTDAEAPAGSEAPKEEKAPDPAPAKQEAPPAAKEEKKAPVAAAKADSYASGTPSPAAKKLMSENGIGANQVKATGKDGRITKQDVLAAMSSGFALGDAGQSWAGGREERREKMSMLRRKVAERLVSVKNETAMLTTFNEVNMKPIMDLRNKYKNQFADSHGVNLGFMSFFTKAVTEALYHFPAVNAMIDGQELVFHDYCDIGIAVSSPKGLMVPVVRNAEQMSLAEIEAEIKRLAIKARDGKITVEEMTGGTFTITNGGVFGSMMSTPILNPPQSAILGMHNIVERAVVEDGQVVARPMMYLALSYDHRIIDGKESVSFLVKVKNMLENPATMLFGGKTGEEVLLGL; encoded by the coding sequence ATGCCAGTTGTAGAAATTACCGTTCCGAGTCCTGGAGAGTCGATCACCGAAGTTGAAATCGCAACACTTCTGAAGGAAGATGGCGATTACGTTTTCCTTGACGAGGAGATCTGTGAAGTTGATTCAGACAAGGCCACATTGGCCATTCCAGCCGAGAAGGCAGGAACCATTACTTGGAAAGTTGCGGAAGGCGATGCGGTGCCTGTTGGCGGTGTGATCGCCACCATCGACACCGATGCCGAGGCACCTGCTGGTAGCGAAGCTCCGAAAGAAGAAAAAGCTCCAGATCCTGCACCTGCGAAGCAAGAGGCGCCACCCGCAGCTAAGGAAGAAAAGAAAGCACCTGTTGCTGCCGCCAAAGCTGATTCGTATGCAAGCGGAACGCCTTCTCCAGCGGCTAAGAAACTGATGAGTGAGAACGGAATTGGTGCCAACCAGGTGAAAGCCACTGGAAAAGATGGTCGCATTACCAAGCAAGATGTGCTGGCTGCGATGTCTTCAGGATTTGCGTTGGGCGATGCAGGTCAGAGTTGGGCTGGTGGTCGCGAAGAACGCAGAGAGAAAATGAGCATGCTGCGCAGGAAAGTGGCGGAGCGTTTGGTTTCTGTGAAGAACGAAACGGCCATGCTCACCACGTTCAACGAGGTGAACATGAAGCCGATAATGGATCTGCGCAACAAGTACAAGAACCAGTTTGCCGATTCTCACGGAGTGAACCTTGGTTTCATGAGCTTCTTCACCAAAGCGGTGACTGAAGCCTTGTATCATTTCCCTGCGGTGAATGCCATGATCGATGGTCAGGAATTGGTGTTCCACGATTACTGCGACATCGGTATTGCAGTAAGTTCTCCGAAAGGACTGATGGTTCCAGTTGTGCGCAATGCAGAGCAGATGAGCTTGGCCGAAATTGAGGCTGAGATCAAGCGTTTGGCCATCAAAGCGCGCGATGGAAAGATCACGGTAGAGGAAATGACTGGCGGAACATTCACCATAACGAATGGTGGAGTTTTCGGTTCGATGATGAGCACCCCGATTCTGAACCCACCACAGAGCGCCATTCTTGGAATGCACAATATCGTAGAGCGCGCGGTTGTGGAAGACGGTCAGGTCGTTGCTCGTCCGATGATGTACCTGGCGTTGAGCTATGACCACCGCATCATTGATGGAAAAGAGTCTGTTTCGTTCTTGGTGAAAGTGAAGAACATGCTCGAAAACCCTGCAACCATGCTATTCGGTGGTAAGACGGGCGAAGAAGTTCTTTTAGGACTTTGA
- a CDS encoding 2-oxoglutarate dehydrogenase E1 component, with translation MDQFSYLSNMDVSAVEHLYQSFKSDPESVSEDWRQFFAGFDFAQELYDQDDATFGIPANVKKEFDVINLIDAYRKNGHLFTRTNPVRERRKYSPTLAKENFELTDDDLNTTFRAGTMIGIGAATLKEIIQHLEKTYCESIGVEYMYIRKPEVLEWMQKMLESNQNQPNFSLEEKKQVLKKLSQAVLFEEFLGKKFTGQKRFSLEGAESLIPALDMVVEEGAVLGIEEFVMGMAHRGRLNVLANILNKTYKEIFTEFEGKDYEDADIEGDVKYHMGYTSYMTCDNGKKVKLNLCPNPSHLEAVDPVVEGLSRAKIDRKFKGDNSRLCPILIHGDAAVAGQGVVYEVVQMAKLDGYQAGGTIHIVINNQVGFTTNYLDGRSSIYCTDVAKVTHSPVFHVNGDDVEAVAHTVRMAMKFRQKYKSDVFVDLLCYRKYGHNEGDEPRFTQPQLYDIIAKHPNPLAIYSQQLTSSGVVGADLVKHMEADFSKMLQERLDESKEVQKATVTQFLEDTWKGYRFAKKEDFEVSPETGVEENTLKEISKVLTTIPKDVKVFRKMQKILKDRENMVFETDKLDWGMAELLAYGSVLKEGHEVRISGQDVERGTFSHRHAVLKIEDSGAEYVPLDHLGEGQGEFNIYNSFLSEYAVLGFDYGYAFGCPNCLTIWEAQFGDFNNGAQIIIDQFISSAEEKWKGMNGIVMLLPHGYEGMGAEHSSARVERFLMLCADDNMQMVNCTTPANFFHVLRRQMKREFRKPLVVFTPKSLLRHPRCTSSLKELASGRFQEVIDDATADPKKVERVIMCTGKVYYDLLEKKEELNAEEVAIVRLEQLDPLPRTQIAKLQEKYGKAKWVWVQEESANMGAWAHLLRKLRQVDLELVSRPSSGAPATGSGQRHRAEQAKLLDQAFANLKVTA, from the coding sequence ATGGATCAATTTTCCTACCTCTCAAACATGGATGTTTCCGCTGTGGAACATCTTTACCAATCGTTCAAATCCGACCCTGAATCCGTATCAGAAGACTGGCGACAGTTCTTCGCTGGTTTCGACTTTGCGCAAGAGCTTTACGACCAGGATGATGCGACCTTTGGCATTCCAGCCAACGTCAAGAAGGAGTTCGATGTCATCAACCTGATCGATGCATACCGAAAGAACGGACACCTTTTTACGCGTACCAACCCCGTTCGTGAGCGTAGAAAATACTCGCCCACGTTGGCCAAAGAGAACTTTGAGCTGACCGATGATGACCTCAACACAACGTTCCGTGCGGGAACGATGATCGGTATCGGAGCAGCCACCCTGAAAGAGATCATTCAGCATCTGGAGAAAACCTACTGCGAGAGCATTGGCGTGGAGTACATGTACATCCGCAAACCAGAGGTTTTGGAGTGGATGCAAAAGATGCTGGAAAGCAACCAGAACCAACCGAATTTCTCGCTTGAGGAAAAGAAGCAAGTGCTTAAAAAACTCAGTCAAGCAGTACTTTTTGAGGAGTTTCTTGGTAAGAAGTTCACAGGCCAGAAACGTTTCTCGTTGGAAGGAGCCGAATCGCTCATTCCAGCTTTGGACATGGTTGTGGAAGAAGGAGCCGTGCTCGGAATAGAGGAATTCGTAATGGGCATGGCGCACCGCGGTCGTTTGAACGTGTTGGCCAACATTCTCAACAAGACCTACAAAGAGATCTTCACCGAATTTGAAGGGAAAGATTACGAAGACGCAGACATCGAAGGCGATGTGAAATACCACATGGGTTACACTTCGTACATGACCTGCGACAATGGCAAAAAGGTGAAGTTGAACCTTTGCCCCAACCCTTCGCACTTAGAGGCGGTTGACCCTGTGGTTGAAGGACTTTCAAGAGCGAAGATCGACCGAAAATTCAAAGGTGATAACAGCCGACTTTGCCCGATCTTGATCCATGGCGATGCTGCCGTGGCTGGACAAGGCGTGGTTTACGAAGTAGTTCAGATGGCCAAGCTCGATGGCTACCAAGCGGGCGGAACCATTCATATCGTCATCAACAACCAGGTTGGTTTTACCACCAACTATCTGGATGGCCGCTCGAGCATTTACTGTACGGATGTGGCCAAAGTGACGCATTCTCCTGTGTTCCACGTGAACGGAGATGACGTGGAAGCGGTAGCTCACACGGTTCGTATGGCCATGAAGTTCCGTCAGAAATACAAAAGCGATGTGTTTGTGGACCTGCTTTGCTACCGCAAGTACGGCCACAACGAAGGCGATGAGCCTCGTTTCACACAGCCTCAACTTTACGACATCATCGCGAAGCACCCGAATCCGTTGGCCATTTACAGCCAGCAATTGACCTCATCTGGCGTGGTAGGTGCCGATCTTGTAAAACACATGGAAGCCGATTTCAGCAAGATGCTGCAAGAGCGTTTGGATGAGTCGAAAGAAGTGCAGAAAGCTACAGTAACGCAGTTCCTCGAAGACACGTGGAAAGGTTATCGCTTTGCGAAAAAGGAAGATTTTGAAGTGTCTCCCGAAACGGGAGTTGAGGAGAACACACTGAAGGAAATTTCGAAGGTGCTGACCACGATTCCGAAGGATGTGAAGGTGTTCCGCAAAATGCAGAAGATCCTGAAAGATCGTGAGAATATGGTCTTTGAAACCGACAAATTGGATTGGGGCATGGCCGAACTGTTGGCTTATGGCTCCGTTCTGAAAGAAGGTCACGAAGTGCGTATTTCTGGTCAGGATGTGGAGCGCGGAACGTTCTCACACCGCCATGCCGTACTTAAAATTGAAGATTCAGGAGCGGAATATGTGCCGTTGGATCACTTGGGCGAAGGCCAAGGAGAATTCAACATTTACAACTCGTTCCTTTCTGAATATGCCGTGCTCGGTTTCGACTACGGTTACGCCTTCGGTTGCCCGAATTGCCTGACCATCTGGGAAGCGCAGTTCGGTGATTTCAACAACGGTGCGCAGATCATCATCGACCAGTTCATTTCCTCTGCTGAAGAGAAATGGAAAGGCATGAACGGCATTGTGATGCTGTTGCCGCACGGCTACGAAGGCATGGGCGCAGAGCACAGCAGCGCGCGCGTGGAGCGTTTCCTCATGCTTTGCGCAGACGATAACATGCAAATGGTGAACTGCACCACGCCAGCCAATTTCTTCCATGTGCTTCGAAGACAGATGAAGCGTGAGTTCCGCAAGCCGTTGGTCGTGTTCACACCGAAAAGCCTGTTGCGCCATCCACGTTGTACTTCATCGCTGAAGGAATTGGCCTCTGGCCGTTTCCAAGAAGTGATCGATGATGCAACTGCAGATCCGAAGAAAGTGGAGCGCGTGATCATGTGTACGGGAAAGGTTTACTATGACCTTCTTGAGAAGAAAGAGGAATTGAACGCGGAAGAGGTAGCCATCGTTCGTTTGGAGCAATTGGACCCTCTACCACGTACGCAGATCGCTAAGCTTCAGGAGAAATACGGAAAAGCCAAATGGGTTTGGGTTCAGGAAGAGTCGGCCAACATGGGCGCTTGGGCGCATCTGTTGCGCAAGCTTCGCCAAGTTGACCTTGAACTTGTTTCGCGTCCGTCTTCTGGTGCGCCAGCCACAGGCTCCGGGCAGCGACATCGAGCCGAGCAGGCAAAACTATTGGATCAAGCATTCGCCAACCTGAAGGTCACGGCTTAA
- a CDS encoding polyprenyl synthetase family protein, with product MQKLEELRSRIEQVINSLEMPAEPKNLYQPISYTLANSGKRMRPLLVLLGCKIFSESIENAVHPAIGMELFHNFTLLHDDIMDDAPLRRGKPTVHRKWNANVAILSGDAMMIQAYQHVLETKQDALATILRVFNSTALEVCDGQQLDMDFEQMERVSIDDYLNMIRLKTAVLLAACLKVGATIGGANEEQSQLLYDFGLNTGIAFQLQDDILDVYGESNKVGKQKGGDIIANKKTFLLLKAMELAEGNDALELKNWLASSNEGKVEAVTAIYHKLNIRQLAEERMWQFYNSGIENLEKVNGNQEWIATLKGFTHALMHRES from the coding sequence ATGCAGAAACTCGAAGAGCTTAGATCGCGCATCGAACAGGTCATCAACAGCCTGGAAATGCCTGCGGAGCCGAAAAATCTTTACCAACCCATTTCGTACACACTTGCCAACAGCGGCAAGCGCATGCGACCGCTGTTGGTACTGCTCGGCTGCAAGATCTTCAGCGAATCCATTGAGAATGCCGTTCACCCGGCCATTGGCATGGAGCTGTTCCACAACTTCACGCTGCTGCATGACGATATTATGGACGATGCGCCACTGCGCAGAGGCAAACCCACCGTGCATCGGAAATGGAACGCCAACGTGGCCATTCTTTCTGGCGATGCCATGATGATCCAAGCGTATCAGCATGTGCTGGAGACCAAGCAAGATGCGCTGGCAACGATCCTTCGAGTATTCAACAGTACAGCTTTGGAGGTTTGTGACGGGCAGCAACTCGACATGGACTTTGAGCAAATGGAGCGTGTCTCCATCGATGATTATCTGAATATGATCCGACTGAAAACCGCTGTGCTTTTAGCAGCTTGTTTGAAAGTCGGTGCAACCATTGGTGGTGCGAATGAAGAGCAATCGCAGTTACTGTACGATTTCGGACTGAACACAGGAATCGCCTTCCAATTGCAGGACGACATTCTGGATGTGTATGGCGAAAGCAACAAGGTCGGAAAGCAGAAAGGAGGCGACATCATCGCCAACAAAAAGACTTTCCTGCTGCTGAAAGCCATGGAATTGGCCGAAGGAAACGATGCGTTGGAACTCAAGAATTGGCTTGCTTCAAGTAATGAAGGAAAAGTTGAGGCGGTGACGGCCATTTACCACAAACTCAACATCCGCCAATTGGCCGAAGAACGCATGTGGCAGTTCTACAATTCAGGAATTGAAAACCTCGAAAAAGTGAATGGAAACCAAGAGTGGATCGCCACTTTGAAAGGGTTTACCCACGCGCTGATGCACCGCGAATCATAA
- a CDS encoding NAD-dependent epimerase/dehydratase family protein, with amino-acid sequence MRYPANIKNKILVTGGAGFIGSAVAEKLAKDPENYVVIVDNLLTGSIKKVPESDHNNIRFIKCDVNDHKDISSVFYAYTFDYVFHYAAVVGVKRTLQNPVMVLNDITGINNILSLSKNTGVKRVYYSSSSEVYGEPVEFPQNEETTPLNSRLPYAIVKNVGEAYLKSFHREYGLEYTIFRFFNTYGPKQSKEFVISRFLSMALQNQDITIYGDGSQTRTFCYINDNVDACVGAFYKDMYVNDVVNIGGNIEVPILELANIIIDVTGSSSKVIHLPALEEGDMTRRLPDTSKMKVLLDREVTPLKEGLKEVIQRGQFISLIK; translated from the coding sequence ATGAGATATCCCGCAAACATCAAGAACAAGATCCTGGTAACGGGCGGTGCTGGTTTCATTGGTAGCGCTGTGGCGGAAAAATTGGCCAAAGACCCCGAGAATTACGTGGTCATTGTCGATAATCTGCTCACAGGATCGATCAAAAAGGTTCCCGAATCAGATCACAACAACATCCGTTTCATCAAGTGCGATGTGAACGACCACAAGGACATTTCGAGTGTCTTTTACGCTTACACGTTCGATTACGTGTTCCACTATGCTGCTGTGGTTGGTGTAAAGCGCACGTTGCAGAATCCTGTAATGGTGCTGAATGACATTACGGGCATCAACAACATTCTTTCTCTGAGCAAGAATACTGGCGTAAAGCGCGTGTATTATTCAAGTTCTTCTGAGGTTTATGGAGAACCTGTTGAATTCCCGCAGAATGAAGAGACCACTCCGCTCAACTCGCGGCTTCCGTACGCCATTGTGAAGAACGTGGGCGAGGCTTACTTGAAGTCATTCCACCGCGAATACGGTTTGGAGTACACCATTTTCCGATTCTTCAATACCTACGGACCGAAACAGAGCAAGGAATTCGTCATCTCACGGTTTCTTTCCATGGCATTGCAGAATCAGGACATCACCATCTATGGCGATGGTTCGCAAACACGAACGTTCTGCTACATCAACGATAACGTGGATGCATGCGTGGGCGCATTCTACAAAGACATGTACGTGAATGATGTGGTGAACATCGGTGGCAACATCGAAGTGCCGATCCTCGAACTCGCCAACATCATTATTGATGTAACCGGTTCCAGTTCCAAGGTGATTCATTTGCCTGCTTTGGAAGAAGGTGATATGACGCGTAGACTGCCCGACACAAGCAAGATGAAAGTGTTGCTCGACCGTGAGGTGACCCCGCTCAAAGAGGGCTTGAAAGAAGTGATCCAACGCGGTCAGTTCATTTCGCTGATCAAGTAA
- the rfbA gene encoding glucose-1-phosphate thymidylyltransferase RfbA — translation MKGIILAGGSGTRLHPLTLAVSKQLMPVYNKPMIYYPLSVLMLAGIREILIISTPQDLPNFERLLGSGEQIGCKFSYKVQEVPNGLAQAFVIGEEFIGDDKVALVLGDNIFYGHGLEQTLKSVNDPDGGVVFAYHVSDPERYGVVEFDKEFNALTIEEKPKEPKSNYAVPGLYFYDNSVVEVAKNLKPSARGEYEITDVNKHYLAEGKLKVGLLGRGTAWLDTGTFASLMQAGQYVQTIEERQGLAIGCIEEVAYRQKFITADQLKTIAEPLQKSGYGDYLMKLLKQK, via the coding sequence ATGAAAGGAATTATACTCGCTGGTGGCTCGGGCACCAGGCTTCATCCGCTGACCTTGGCGGTGAGCAAGCAACTGATGCCTGTTTACAACAAACCCATGATCTACTATCCGCTCAGCGTATTGATGCTGGCGGGAATCCGTGAAATTCTCATCATCTCGACTCCGCAGGATCTTCCAAACTTTGAAAGACTGCTTGGTTCGGGAGAACAGATCGGCTGCAAATTCAGCTATAAGGTGCAGGAAGTTCCGAACGGCCTCGCCCAAGCATTTGTAATTGGCGAGGAATTTATTGGAGACGATAAAGTAGCGCTGGTTTTGGGCGACAACATCTTCTACGGACATGGACTGGAGCAAACGCTCAAATCTGTGAATGACCCCGATGGTGGGGTGGTTTTCGCCTATCACGTAAGTGACCCTGAGCGTTACGGAGTAGTTGAATTCGACAAGGAATTCAATGCCCTTACAATTGAGGAAAAGCCGAAAGAGCCGAAGTCGAACTATGCCGTTCCAGGACTGTATTTCTACGATAATTCGGTTGTGGAAGTAGCTAAGAACCTGAAGCCGAGTGCACGTGGCGAGTACGAGATCACGGATGTGAACAAACACTATTTGGCTGAAGGCAAACTGAAGGTCGGCCTGTTGGGCCGTGGAACTGCTTGGTTGGATACAGGAACATTCGCTTCGCTGATGCAAGCAGGACAGTACGTTCAGACAATTGAAGAGAGACAGGGATTGGCCATTGGCTGTATCGAAGAAGTTGCCTATCGGCAGAAATTCATTACGGCCGATCAATTGAAAACCATTGCCGAGCCGCTACAGAAAAGTGGTTACGGAGATTACCTGATGAAATTGCTCAAGCAGAAATGA